A single region of the Apodemus sylvaticus chromosome 7, mApoSyl1.1, whole genome shotgun sequence genome encodes:
- the LOC127688976 gene encoding ATP synthase subunit e, mitochondrial-like, whose amino-acid sequence MVPPVQVFPLIKFGRYSALILGMAYSAKRYSYLKPRAEEERRIAAEEKKRLDELKRIERELAEAQDDSILK is encoded by the coding sequence ATGGTGCCCCCGGTTCAGGTCTTTCCGCTTATCAAGTTCGGCCGGTACTCCGCTCTGATCCTCGGCATGGCATACAGCGCCAAGCGCTACAGTTACCTGAAACCCCgggcagaagaggagaggagaatagcagcagaggaaaagaagagactAGATGAGTTGAAACGGATTGAGAGAGAACTGGCAGAAGCTCAAGATGACAGCATTCTCAAGTGA